Proteins encoded within one genomic window of Haematospirillum jordaniae:
- a CDS encoding BRO-N domain-containing protein translates to MHSNNATPESNGVTMIPFVFEGCNVRTIVDENGEPWFVAKDVCDVLGYSNPRDAIAKHCKAATLINLSTVADRDGISGNPNVTIIPERDVYRLIMRSRLPAAERFEEWVVGEVLPSIRMTGCYHIDAEPERPDVSVANMDRSDLRTWIALVSECRSTWGRPAAQYIWNKAPLPQVDDIVRAVEASAGETSVAAFLRETVVEAVGSRIQASAFYRLYKTWCDKNGHSAVTMTAFGREVVTRGLHKVRMGTVWYHDIAVSGV, encoded by the coding sequence ATGCATAGCAACAATGCAACCCCGGAAAGCAACGGCGTGACCATGATCCCTTTCGTTTTTGAGGGCTGCAATGTCCGCACCATCGTCGATGAAAACGGCGAGCCATGGTTCGTGGCCAAGGATGTATGCGATGTTCTGGGATACAGTAACCCGCGGGATGCTATCGCCAAGCACTGCAAAGCGGCCACCTTGATCAATCTGAGTACCGTCGCGGATCGCGACGGTATTTCGGGAAACCCGAATGTCACAATTATCCCCGAACGCGATGTATACCGTCTGATCATGCGGTCACGGCTTCCGGCAGCGGAGCGGTTCGAGGAATGGGTTGTCGGCGAAGTCCTTCCCTCGATCCGCATGACCGGTTGCTACCACATTGATGCCGAGCCGGAGAGGCCGGATGTTTCGGTCGCAAACATGGACCGTTCGGATCTGCGGACCTGGATTGCCCTGGTCAGCGAGTGTCGGTCCACGTGGGGTCGCCCGGCGGCGCAGTACATCTGGAACAAAGCGCCCTTGCCACAGGTCGATGACATTGTCCGCGCGGTGGAGGCGTCAGCGGGCGAAACTTCGGTCGCGGCCTTTTTGCGTGAAACCGTGGTCGAGGCTGTAGGCAGTCGTATACAGGCTTCGGCCTTTTACCGGCTTTACAAGACATGGTGCGACAAAAACGGACACAGCGCTGTGACCATGACCGCTTTCGGGCGCGAGGTTGTCACCCGTGGCCTGCATAAAGTCCGGATGGGAACCGTCTGGTATCACGATATCGCTGTCAGCGGCGTGTAG
- a CDS encoding phage portal protein, with translation MKLLRKAFGFLGRSLSPEKPTGWSTGPASHAGEVVNGSNSLMLSAVWACTNLLAGTIASLPLTVYRTGSAGQRTAAREHSLYRILHDSPNADQTAVDFWEYMCFSIELWGNAFARKDSINGRLVSLTPVNPALVTVTRQPHGGLAYQWSENGQAFTVDETGMFHIRGFGGGPLGGVSTLSSGRHVFGLAMAIDRAAGATFANGLRPSGTLTFDRFLTDEQYTTAEARLASKFSGAMAAGRPMILEGGVRWDQVTLNPEDAQMLQSRSFSVEEICRFFGVPPFMVGHTEKSTSWGSGLEQQILGFQKFTLRRRLKRIEQAIMKQLLTAADRASGITVEFNIEGLLRGDSRARAEFYTALLGSGVLTVNEARALENLPPVHGGDVPRTQMQNVPLGMAIPGTQRSENRHAGT, from the coding sequence GTGAAACTATTGAGAAAGGCATTTGGCTTCCTTGGCCGAAGCCTGTCGCCGGAAAAGCCCACAGGCTGGTCAACAGGGCCTGCAAGCCATGCCGGGGAGGTCGTAAACGGGAGCAACTCCCTGATGCTGTCCGCCGTCTGGGCTTGTACCAACCTTCTTGCCGGTACCATCGCCTCGCTGCCGCTGACGGTATACCGCACGGGGTCGGCTGGACAGAGAACGGCAGCCCGGGAGCATTCCCTCTACCGGATCCTGCACGACAGCCCGAATGCGGACCAGACAGCGGTGGATTTCTGGGAGTACATGTGCTTCAGCATCGAACTGTGGGGGAATGCGTTTGCCCGGAAGGACAGCATCAACGGACGGCTGGTCAGCCTGACCCCTGTCAATCCGGCACTGGTCACGGTAACCCGGCAGCCGCACGGGGGATTGGCCTATCAATGGTCGGAGAATGGACAGGCATTTACTGTTGATGAAACCGGGATGTTTCACATCCGTGGTTTTGGTGGCGGACCACTGGGCGGGGTGTCGACCTTGTCCAGTGGGCGGCATGTCTTTGGTCTGGCCATGGCGATTGACCGGGCGGCAGGCGCAACGTTTGCCAATGGGCTGCGGCCATCCGGAACATTGACCTTTGACCGGTTTCTGACCGACGAGCAGTACACAACGGCTGAAGCAAGACTGGCATCAAAGTTCAGCGGGGCGATGGCTGCGGGGCGACCGATGATTCTGGAAGGCGGCGTGCGCTGGGATCAGGTCACGCTCAACCCGGAAGATGCGCAGATGCTCCAGTCCCGTTCCTTCTCGGTGGAGGAAATATGCCGGTTCTTCGGCGTGCCCCCCTTCATGGTGGGGCACACGGAGAAATCCACCTCATGGGGATCAGGGCTTGAGCAACAGATACTCGGGTTCCAGAAGTTCACACTGCGGCGAAGGCTGAAGCGGATTGAGCAGGCCATCATGAAGCAGCTGCTGACAGCGGCTGACAGGGCTTCCGGCATTACGGTCGAGTTCAACATAGAGGGACTGTTGCGCGGTGACAGCCGGGCACGGGCCGAGTTTTACACGGCCCTTCTGGGATCCGGTGTGCTGACGGTCAATGAAGCCCGTGCCCTCGAAAATCTGCCGCCGGTTCACGGCGGAGATGTTCCACGAACACAAATGCAGAACGTTCCTCTGGGGATGGCAATCCCGGGGACACAAAGATCGGAGAACCGCCATGCGGGTACGTGA
- a CDS encoding HNH endonuclease signature motif containing protein has translation MPWAPKKPCCQRGCRRLTSGRFCDVHQTAADAEQRASSRIYDRLRGSAAKRGYGSRWRAARLAFLKEHPLCECEACGGGAMRVAAATVVDHIIPHRGDQGLFWSRRNWRAMAKVCHDRKTARQDGGLGNPVTATAKAIDKPWRCGQT, from the coding sequence ATGCCCTGGGCACCCAAGAAACCATGCTGTCAGCGTGGCTGCAGACGCTTGACGTCTGGCCGCTTCTGCGACGTACACCAGACAGCCGCAGACGCGGAACAACGTGCAAGCAGCCGGATTTACGACCGGTTGCGCGGATCGGCGGCAAAGCGGGGCTATGGCAGCCGCTGGCGTGCGGCCCGTCTGGCTTTCCTGAAAGAACATCCACTGTGTGAATGCGAGGCATGCGGCGGCGGTGCCATGCGGGTGGCGGCGGCAACGGTGGTGGACCACATCATCCCTCACCGGGGTGACCAGGGCCTGTTCTGGAGCCGCAGAAACTGGCGGGCCATGGCCAAGGTCTGTCACGACCGTAAAACAGCCCGGCAGGACGGCGGACTGGGAAATCCGGTTACGGCGACGGCAAAAGCCATTGACAAGCCGTGGCGCTGTGGGCAAACCTGA
- a CDS encoding phage terminase small subunit P27 family: MGRRAKTPAEKKLCGSRVRKKNPHPDTSTTDSSRCPGPDVPSPPCWLVDAFARAEWTRLAADLVSMRILSPIDSINLAMLCQATATYVRAQQVVAEKGATYTTASKHGEMDRVRPEVKIAAEAEKTILRITKEFGLAPLSRARVATAHANNGVQLMLPGFDIAPSVKSDDQTASQGTSQADTFFGYGTAPVH; encoded by the coding sequence ATGGGACGCAGAGCCAAAACGCCTGCAGAGAAAAAGTTATGTGGAAGCCGTGTCAGGAAGAAGAATCCTCATCCGGATACATCCACAACCGACAGCAGCCGTTGTCCGGGACCGGATGTTCCTTCCCCTCCTTGCTGGCTGGTTGATGCGTTTGCGCGGGCAGAGTGGACACGGCTGGCTGCTGATCTTGTCAGCATGCGTATCCTGTCCCCGATCGACAGCATCAATCTGGCGATGCTGTGCCAGGCAACAGCAACCTATGTCCGGGCGCAGCAGGTCGTGGCAGAGAAAGGTGCAACCTACACCACGGCAAGCAAACACGGGGAAATGGACCGTGTACGCCCGGAAGTGAAAATTGCCGCCGAAGCCGAGAAGACCATTCTGCGCATTACCAAGGAATTTGGCCTGGCTCCCCTGTCCCGTGCCCGGGTAGCGACCGCGCATGCCAACAACGGCGTGCAGTTGATGCTGCCGGGCTTTGACATTGCACCAAGCGTAAAGTCCGATGACCAAACAGCATCACAAGGAACCTCCCAAGCCGATACCTTCTTCGGCTATGGAACCGCTCCGGTCCACTAA
- a CDS encoding HK97 family phage prohead protease encodes MRVRDCRFMTKTMGEAGTFEGYASVFGNVDQGGDCVEAGAFRDSLARAKAEGKVIPLLWQHDQKEPVGIWTDIAEDNKGLHVRGQLLLEHDPLARRAYGLLKAGAIGGLSIGYTIPWGGGQPEKGSRGSFQRLKEVDLHEISLVTMPMNTEARVTGVKSALAAGKTPTTREFEAYLREAGFAKSLATAIASKAAPLLRGEPGDSTETEAAFLQALLKQHNEKDSVL; translated from the coding sequence ATGCGGGTACGTGACTGTCGCTTCATGACCAAGACTATGGGTGAAGCTGGCACATTCGAAGGCTATGCATCCGTTTTTGGCAACGTCGACCAGGGAGGTGACTGTGTCGAGGCCGGAGCCTTCAGGGATAGCCTGGCAAGGGCAAAGGCAGAGGGAAAAGTCATTCCCCTGCTGTGGCAACATGACCAGAAGGAACCGGTCGGAATTTGGACGGACATTGCCGAGGACAACAAGGGATTGCACGTCAGGGGGCAGCTCCTGCTGGAGCATGATCCCCTGGCCCGAAGGGCGTACGGATTACTCAAGGCTGGCGCAATTGGTGGCCTGTCGATCGGGTACACCATTCCCTGGGGAGGAGGGCAGCCGGAAAAGGGATCACGGGGATCTTTCCAGCGCCTGAAAGAGGTGGATCTTCACGAAATCTCGCTGGTCACGATGCCCATGAATACAGAGGCACGTGTCACGGGGGTCAAGTCCGCTCTTGCGGCAGGGAAAACACCGACAACCCGGGAATTCGAGGCATACCTGCGGGAGGCAGGATTTGCGAAAAGTCTTGCCACGGCAATTGCCAGCAAGGCGGCTCCGCTGCTTCGGGGGGAACCCGGAGACAGCACAGAAACAGAAGCAGCGTTTCTTCAGGCTCTTCTGAAACAGCACAATGAAAAGGATTCAGTACTATGA
- a CDS encoding BRO-N domain-containing protein, producing MHHSNAPPENNGAVTDLFVFEDCRIRTLIDKNGEPWFVAKDIATILGYERTADAVRAHCKARRKAQIPTQGGLQEMIIIPEQDVCRLVMRSRLPGAERFEKWIASKINTFLPVTL from the coding sequence ATGCATCACAGCAATGCGCCCCCGGAAAACAACGGGGCCGTAACGGACCTCTTTGTCTTCGAAGACTGCCGTATCCGTACCTTGATCGATAAAAACGGCGAGCCGTGGTTCGTGGCCAAGGATATCGCCACGATCCTTGGGTATGAGCGGACCGCAGATGCTGTTCGTGCCCACTGTAAAGCACGCCGAAAGGCCCAAATCCCTACGCAGGGAGGCTTGCAGGAAATGATCATCATACCGGAGCAGGACGTTTGTCGTCTGGTCATGCGTTCACGGCTCCCCGGCGCTGAGCGGTTCGAGAAATGGATCGCCAGCAAGATCAATACGTTTTTACCCGTCACCCTGTAA
- a CDS encoding CHC2 zinc finger domain-containing protein produces MGSRFDPSVLRAIRERIPLSEIVGRDIRLIRCGREFQGLCPFHAERTPSFTVCEDKGFAHCFGCGWNGDVFGYLMARGRTFVEAVTELADLAGVAVSGQRPSRPLRPVLTRRNQEDRAAKDAAAAERARILWAGSDNARGTVVERYLREGRGLDLDRIGGLPDALRFRPCDECVECGADGRFRVVWAGPVMIAPLVLPDGDGKARIVGVHRTWLCPDGSSRLKEVDGLPVRGKKMLGRASGSIIPLSSKRMPHMQGGEGIETSLAGWCAVPSLPAIALASLGNFSGRTDGHGGWTPWAGLKTFTWLEDADGTNPADMEQRVTRGLARLHRSGVQVRRASPPVGMDMNDFYRKGT; encoded by the coding sequence ATGGGTTCCCGTTTTGATCCGTCTGTTCTGCGCGCGATCCGGGAGCGGATCCCGCTTTCCGAAATTGTTGGGCGGGACATCCGTCTCATCCGGTGCGGACGTGAGTTCCAGGGCCTGTGCCCCTTTCATGCCGAGAGAACGCCGAGCTTTACCGTTTGCGAGGACAAGGGCTTTGCGCACTGCTTCGGGTGTGGCTGGAACGGCGATGTTTTTGGCTATCTCATGGCACGTGGCCGCACTTTCGTTGAAGCCGTCACCGAACTGGCCGATCTGGCCGGAGTGGCGGTTTCAGGCCAGCGTCCGTCCCGTCCCCTGCGTCCGGTCCTGACGCGCCGGAATCAGGAGGATCGCGCGGCAAAGGATGCGGCAGCGGCAGAACGGGCGCGGATCCTGTGGGCCGGATCGGACAATGCCCGTGGAACGGTGGTGGAGCGGTATCTGCGGGAAGGACGGGGGCTGGATCTGGACCGTATCGGCGGCCTGCCGGACGCACTCCGGTTTCGCCCGTGTGACGAATGCGTGGAGTGTGGTGCGGATGGCCGGTTCAGGGTGGTCTGGGCTGGCCCGGTCATGATTGCGCCCCTTGTCCTGCCGGATGGAGACGGAAAGGCACGGATTGTAGGCGTGCATCGCACATGGCTGTGCCCGGACGGGTCTTCACGCCTGAAAGAGGTGGATGGGTTGCCTGTCCGGGGCAAAAAGATGCTGGGTCGGGCCAGCGGCTCCATCATCCCCCTGTCATCGAAGCGGATGCCGCACATGCAGGGGGGAGAAGGCATCGAAACCAGCCTTGCCGGGTGGTGTGCCGTTCCTTCCTTGCCCGCGATTGCTCTGGCTTCTCTTGGGAACTTCAGCGGGCGGACGGATGGCCATGGCGGCTGGACTCCATGGGCCGGACTGAAGACCTTCACATGGCTTGAAGATGCGGACGGCACAAATCCAGCCGATATGGAACAGCGGGTTACACGCGGGCTTGCGCGTCTGCATCGTTCGGGGGTGCAGGTCCGGCGGGCGTCTCCCCCCGTGGGGATGGACATGAACGACTTTTATCGAAAAGGCACATAA
- a CDS encoding terminase large subunit gives MTKQHHKEPPKPIPSSAMEPLRSTKSHAETYARAVTAGTVPACRWIKLACARHLRDLECGHQRGLWFDYEAEERIYAFFEKYLRHSKGEFAKKPFVLQQWQAFIVGSVFGWKRKDGSRRFRTVYDEEPRKNGKSTRLAGIGLYMTTADGEYGAEVYSAATKKDQAKIVWGEARSMVLASPELRARTRVFAANMNVPALGSKFEPLGADSDSLDGLNIHCAIIDELHAHKSRDLWDVLETATGARHQPLIYAITTAGRNKLSVCRELRDYACKVLEGIVEDDSFFAVIFTIDEDDDWSDPSVWAKANPGLGVSVKIDDLQRKVEKARHLPAAQNAFKRLHLNIWSDGAGSWLDIDAWDESCETVDPDVLAGRECYGGLDLSTTTDITAFVLVFPPVTDGERWKVLTRFWVPAENIERRVRSDRVPYDIWHDQGHIQATPGNVVDYRAVRDGITAAADMFDLREVAYDRYNSSQLVTELMDDGLTMVPFGQGFISMATPTRELEKLVISGQLAHGGNPVLRWMASNVVVLEDPAGNMKPAKNKSAEKIDGIVALIMALGRATLPKEERGGSIDDYFARLAGEP, from the coding sequence ATGACCAAACAGCATCACAAGGAACCTCCCAAGCCGATACCTTCTTCGGCTATGGAACCGCTCCGGTCCACTAAAAGCCATGCCGAAACATATGCCCGCGCTGTCACCGCTGGAACAGTCCCTGCCTGCAGGTGGATCAAACTGGCCTGTGCCCGGCACCTGCGCGATCTGGAGTGCGGGCACCAGCGGGGCCTGTGGTTCGACTACGAGGCCGAAGAGCGGATATACGCGTTCTTTGAGAAGTACCTGAGGCATTCCAAGGGCGAATTCGCAAAAAAGCCTTTTGTCCTGCAGCAATGGCAAGCGTTCATCGTCGGGTCTGTCTTTGGCTGGAAGCGGAAGGACGGAAGCCGGAGGTTCCGCACCGTATACGACGAGGAGCCGCGCAAAAACGGGAAATCAACCCGTCTGGCCGGGATCGGTCTTTACATGACCACGGCGGACGGCGAATACGGTGCCGAGGTTTATTCCGCTGCAACCAAGAAAGACCAGGCCAAGATTGTCTGGGGCGAGGCCCGCAGCATGGTTCTGGCCAGCCCTGAACTGCGCGCCCGGACACGGGTGTTCGCCGCCAACATGAATGTTCCGGCCCTTGGATCAAAGTTTGAGCCTCTGGGGGCGGACAGCGATTCACTGGACGGGCTGAATATTCACTGCGCCATCATCGACGAACTGCATGCCCACAAGTCGAGAGACCTGTGGGACGTGCTGGAGACGGCAACCGGGGCGCGGCATCAACCGTTGATCTACGCCATTACAACAGCAGGCCGGAACAAGCTGTCCGTCTGCCGGGAGCTGCGTGACTACGCCTGCAAGGTTCTGGAAGGCATTGTCGAGGACGACAGCTTCTTTGCCGTGATCTTTACCATTGACGAGGATGACGACTGGTCCGATCCGTCGGTCTGGGCAAAAGCCAATCCCGGGCTGGGTGTATCGGTGAAAATCGACGACCTGCAGCGCAAGGTGGAAAAGGCCCGTCACCTTCCGGCTGCACAAAACGCCTTCAAGCGGTTGCACCTGAACATCTGGAGTGACGGGGCCGGATCATGGCTGGACATTGATGCATGGGATGAATCCTGTGAGACCGTTGACCCCGACGTTCTGGCCGGTCGGGAATGTTACGGCGGCCTTGACCTGTCGACCACAACAGACATTACCGCTTTTGTCCTTGTCTTTCCCCCGGTTACAGACGGTGAACGGTGGAAGGTTCTGACCCGGTTCTGGGTTCCCGCCGAAAACATCGAACGTCGGGTCCGGTCGGACCGGGTGCCTTATGACATCTGGCATGATCAGGGCCACATCCAGGCAACACCGGGAAACGTGGTTGATTACCGCGCCGTTCGTGATGGCATCACGGCAGCAGCCGATATGTTTGACCTGCGTGAGGTGGCCTATGACCGGTACAACTCGTCGCAGCTGGTGACCGAACTTATGGATGACGGCCTGACCATGGTGCCGTTCGGACAGGGGTTCATCAGCATGGCAACGCCCACGCGCGAGCTGGAGAAACTGGTCATTTCCGGGCAGCTCGCGCACGGGGGCAATCCGGTTCTGCGCTGGATGGCAAGCAACGTTGTGGTTCTTGAAGATCCGGCGGGCAACATGAAGCCCGCCAAGAACAAGTCCGCTGAAAAGATTGACGGAATTGTCGCCCTGATCATGGCCCTTGGACGCGCCACGCTTCCAAAGGAAGAGAGGGGCGGCAGCATTGATGACTACTTCGCAAGGTTGGCAGGTGAGCCGTGA
- a CDS encoding DNA primase family protein: protein MARHDVAAAITHAVAWRPAAFDQTDPLNYRLAWLPRNDAGNAERLLSRFGNDLLYVQDIGWAWWDGRRWSLEMGYTMANRLAHETVRHIYDEVQALQDAIGDKEVRDIQEIETHFKWAGASGNAQRINAMINICQHYCVRRPSDLDANPMLLNVANGTLELDDPILSGASRPRRSHLITKVIEVDYDPDATCPSFLRFMEDILPDPEVRLFLQRSFGYALTGLIDEQVLWFFYGTGANGKSTLVNIMARMLGSYCMSLPFSSLVLDERKRGESASPDLARLPGARMVRASEPEKGVKFSESTIKSITGGEPLTVRHLNQGFFEFTPSFKLFLSGNHKPVIRGQDHGVWRRINLVPFTVSIARDKRDPGLENKLWEERSGILNWVLEGLRLWRQGGLCPPEAVVAATREYREDSDPLGLFLNAWTEAHEAGSVQGKRLFDAYALWCRGNAVEPMSNTLFGRMLGERGLQKDRCGIITYRGIQLRQDALDALDEADRKRIARSPRDEDR from the coding sequence ATGGCACGGCACGACGTGGCTGCCGCCATCACACACGCTGTGGCATGGCGGCCCGCTGCTTTTGATCAAACAGACCCGCTGAATTACCGTCTGGCCTGGCTGCCGCGCAATGATGCAGGCAATGCGGAGCGGCTCCTGTCCCGCTTCGGAAACGATTTGCTGTATGTGCAGGATATCGGCTGGGCCTGGTGGGACGGTCGCCGCTGGTCGCTGGAGATGGGCTACACCATGGCAAACCGCCTCGCGCACGAGACGGTCAGGCATATCTACGACGAGGTGCAGGCTCTTCAGGATGCCATCGGTGACAAGGAGGTCCGGGACATCCAGGAGATCGAAACCCATTTCAAGTGGGCAGGGGCATCCGGGAATGCACAGCGGATCAACGCAATGATCAACATCTGCCAGCACTATTGTGTGCGGCGTCCATCGGATCTGGATGCCAATCCCATGCTGCTCAACGTTGCCAACGGCACGCTGGAACTGGATGACCCCATCCTGTCCGGGGCGTCAAGACCACGACGCAGTCATCTGATAACCAAGGTGATCGAGGTGGATTATGATCCGGACGCAACCTGTCCGTCCTTTCTGCGTTTCATGGAGGATATCCTTCCGGACCCCGAAGTCAGGCTGTTCCTTCAACGCTCCTTCGGGTATGCGCTGACCGGCCTGATTGACGAGCAGGTACTCTGGTTTTTCTATGGCACGGGGGCGAACGGCAAGTCGACGCTGGTCAACATCATGGCCCGCATGCTTGGCTCGTACTGCATGAGTCTGCCATTTTCCTCGCTGGTGCTGGACGAGCGCAAGCGGGGTGAATCAGCCTCTCCGGATCTGGCCCGTCTTCCCGGTGCGCGTATGGTGCGGGCGTCGGAACCCGAGAAAGGCGTCAAGTTCAGCGAGTCCACCATCAAGTCCATAACCGGCGGCGAACCCCTGACCGTGCGGCACCTGAATCAGGGCTTCTTCGAGTTCACGCCAAGCTTCAAGCTGTTCCTGTCCGGCAATCACAAGCCGGTCATTCGCGGGCAGGATCACGGGGTGTGGCGGCGGATCAATCTTGTGCCGTTTACCGTGTCGATTGCCCGCGACAAGAGGGATCCGGGCTTGGAGAACAAGCTGTGGGAAGAGCGCTCCGGTATTCTCAACTGGGTGCTGGAAGGGCTGCGGCTGTGGAGGCAAGGTGGCTTGTGCCCGCCCGAGGCGGTGGTTGCGGCGACCCGTGAATACCGCGAGGACAGCGATCCCCTTGGCCTGTTCCTCAATGCCTGGACCGAAGCGCACGAGGCCGGGTCGGTCCAAGGCAAGCGGCTGTTTGATGCCTATGCGCTCTGGTGCCGTGGCAATGCCGTCGAACCGATGAGCAACACCTTGTTCGGACGCATGCTGGGCGAACGTGGTTTGCAAAAAGACCGCTGTGGGATTATTACATACCGGGGCATCCAGCTCCGTCAGGACGCGCTTGACGCCCTGGACGAGGCGGATCGCAAGCGCATTGCGCGCAGCCCCCGCGATGAAGATCGCTAG
- a CDS encoding nucleotidyltransferase family protein — protein MRTSVLLERKRRVVRAAIDRSRLKNPRIFGSVLHGTDQEGSDLDLLVDAPPGTTLFELGGLQEELELLLGIRVEVLTPEDLPEKFRAKVLSEAKAL, from the coding sequence ATGCGGACATCTGTCCTGCTTGAGAGGAAAAGGCGGGTCGTGCGTGCTGCCATCGATCGGTCACGCCTGAAAAATCCCCGTATTTTTGGCTCGGTCCTGCATGGCACCGACCAGGAAGGCAGTGACCTTGACCTTTTGGTTGATGCACCGCCCGGCACGACGTTGTTTGAACTCGGTGGCCTCCAGGAGGAGCTTGAGCTTCTCCTGGGCATTCGTGTTGAGGTGCTGACGCCCGAGGATCTGCCGGAAAAATTCCGGGCCAAGGTTCTGTCCGAGGCCAAGGCCCTATGA
- a CDS encoding helix-turn-helix domain-containing protein → MTEYDLDSIGGRLKKLLADRNMSISELARRVRASQSSISFLIAGKTRTTSKLAEIARVLDADIAWLATGQPNQDRATSGLDRELMRYVIAQSLSGLLQGGLTPAQVADVLIGLHDSWRGNGAEAVTASKTES, encoded by the coding sequence ATGACCGAATACGATCTTGATAGCATCGGCGGACGCCTGAAGAAGTTGCTGGCCGACCGGAACATGTCGATCAGCGAGCTTGCGCGCCGTGTCCGGGCCTCGCAGTCGTCCATATCCTTCCTGATTGCGGGCAAAACCCGTACCACGTCAAAGCTGGCCGAGATTGCACGGGTCCTGGACGCGGATATTGCGTGGCTGGCGACAGGTCAGCCCAATCAGGACAGGGCAACATCAGGTCTTGATCGTGAACTGATGCGCTATGTGATTGCGCAATCCCTGTCAGGACTGCTGCAGGGGGGGCTTACCCCGGCCCAGGTTGCCGATGTCCTGATCGGCCTTCACGACAGCTGGCGCGGGAACGGGGCAGAAGCGGTAACGGCGTCGAAGACGGAGAGCTGA